One Nothobranchius furzeri strain GRZ-AD chromosome 7, NfurGRZ-RIMD1, whole genome shotgun sequence genomic window, TTAGGATTTTCATACCAAGGCCCAATATGTTAGTATTGTATAAGTTGGCAAAAACATAGAGAAACATCCAAGTTGTCATAggtattttagttattttttatttgtaatcatccctatagacccttttactgtttgtaaacaatatgacgtcagcgcgaatgcgcgcgcagcttggcaacagaatggcgttgtttcaggctttatcaagctacgctgcgggtgtatcaccggcaaatcttgaatgttgtattattaaactcactttaacgaatggcaacagactcccggatccctgtggcattacggaatgggtggaagatgtaggtgcgtggccagaaatccagtggcccgatatatatacggttttagtggagaggcccagtaagtacacacatgagaagctacgggcatacaaatcgttagatgcatacaactatgttgtctgtggccatgtacagaaagtaaaatatcacgacatagactctgagttttgcgtcttgatggcagaagtccttcctagccaaagacaaggacacaagactgctatgtacgaggcttgggtcatagtaaacaaaccagagaactacgtcttcacagccaactgtacctgcatggcagggtgagtatagcaaagtgatgggaattccggctctttttagggagccggttcttttggctcagctcaccaaaaagagccggctctttcggctccctagtggctcctcagattttctgttgcgtagagtacatttataaccaaaataatgcaaaactatatgtaaaatgatttactaatgtaaaaaaaaagcaatatatcaaatatttatcatttatatggatttaataaccgaacactttaagaaatctccactttccaactgctggcgctcattttctcaccgtcttcatctctctctctctctctctctctctctctctctctctctctctctctctctctctctctctctctctctctctctctctctctctctctctctctctctctctctctctctctctctctctctctctctctctctctctctctctctctctctctctctctctctctctctctctctctctctctctctctctctctctcctctcctctcctctcctctcctctcctctcctctcctctcctcctcctcctcctcatgtgctctgctgtgagtctgatcctccctcttccccgcccctactgctctgtgtgtggacagtctagaCATGCAGTTACAGATGTTGACcagtcgcctgtagctttcaccaaagcaagaggggaggggcggctcccaatgacgagccggctcccgtcgttcacttcaaagagccggctcttagagccggttcgttcgcgaccgacacatcactagtatagcataggtttctttttttagcgtgctcagagtacaatcgtgttaattttagagaaatacagtttatactaatatgcagtgggaaaatacagatgaattagaatgaaatgttaatttgaagcatgaaataaagcgtatacatttgtttaattctgtcattttgatgttccagacttgggtcatgctgcagccacgcagcagcaattttattcaaagttgagctttgtgttaggatgggaaaaacagaaaaggctgcagttacatctcaggcatgtgcatggaaagacctgagcaggaaaaatgtagAGTTAAGTAAAGCTTTACATGCTTTAGTTCATTCAAAGTTGATTGAGTATAAAGTTTAGGTCTGTTAGAAACTCTGAGAGCATCCATCTCTTGTTCTGATCAGTGCTTCAATTTATTCAGTCCTGCTGATGAAAATCCTGTCAGCCACTTTGCCAGGGTTTTAGCTAAATAATTGCTAAATTTTCATATGTGAAAGAAAAACAGTTGCAGTGACTTAAAATACGaatcttatttttatttagccTTCATCGGGGACTTGTAGCAGAGAGATCATCTGCAGCAGACAGCTTCTGACTGGCTCAACAAGTGTGTTTGATGTTGCAACAAAATGTTCATTTTCTAGTAATGTACTCTCAGCAGGTGGTTGTTTTATGTCTGTGTCTCTAAAATAACATGTAAACTTGCATTATGACGCGTTTTACTGCGCGTACCGTGATTGTAGAATAAATAAGAGATGGAAAAGTAGCTCATCGGCGCCGAGTCCGGAGGTGAATCGGTGGAGTTATTAAGCTCCAGCATCAAAATGCAGAAAGCATCCGAGCCCAGCATGAACTGAACATGAAGAGACACAAGTCCGCTGTAGACTCGTACTCTGACAGCATGCTGCGCTGCTCACGCGCTCGTATTTATCCAGTTTTATGGTGAAGAGAAAACACAAACAGAACGCGTCCATGTTGTCAACAAGAGCCGCAGAGAAAGTTGAGTCTTCACGGTTCTCATGGCGTGTTTAAGTACAGCCTGTAGCTCACGGAGTTTCTTCAATTAGTCTGAGTCTCGTTTGAGTTGTGGTTTCTACACGAACACAGAGAAAGAAGAAAATGGCAGAAATTGCTCCAGCTCCCGCCGCCGCTCCGGCCAAAGCAGCCAAGAAGAAGAGCGCCAAGCCGAAGAAGGCTGGTCCCAGCGTAGGTGAGCTGATCGTGAAAACTGTGGCCGCGTCCAAGGAGCGCAGCGGTGTGTCTGCTGCTGCCCTCAAGAAGGCTCTGGCTGCTGGAGGATACGATGTGGACAAGAACAAAGCCCGCGTCAAGACCGCCATCAAGAGCCTGGTGTCCAAAGGCACCCTGGTCCAGACTAAGGGAGTCGGTGCCTCCGGGTCGTTCAAGATGAGCAAAAAGGTGGAGACTAAAGCCAAGAAGCCCGCAAAGAAAGCCGTGGCTCCCAAAGCTAAGAAGCCCGCAGCCAAGAAACCCGCAGCGGCCAAGAAGCCCAagaaagctgcagcagcagcagccaagaAGCCCGCAGCTGCTAAGAAGTCCCCCAAGAAGGTCAAGAAGCCCGCTGCGGCCAAGAAGCCAGCCAAGAGCCCCAAGAAAGCCACCAAGAGCCCCAAGAAGGTGGTCAAAAAGGCTCCTGCAGCCAAGAAGGCACCAGCTAAGAAGGCAGCCAAACCCAAAGCCAAGAAGGCCGCTCCCAAGAAGAAGTGAACTCCTCACTTCTCATCACAGCTCCACaaaggctcttttaagagccaccatATCATCTAAAGAGCTTTTTCTGTATTAACAgattaatttttttacattttgaaaaTGTATTTCAATTTTTGCAATATTGTCTTCGGATTTAACAGATTTACTTTTAGCCATCAAGGTCAACTATCAACTGTCTAAATTATTTTACACTTGGAAACTGGTCTTTAGCTGCTTATGTTGAACATACAATTCAATTCATGGATGATTTGCACATTTTAATTCATTGCAAGGAAAAAAAAtgcttaaattaaaaataaatttaacatGGGCACAAATAATTATTACCCATCAATCTCAAGTAGGTCAGATTATATACATTTCCTAATGCTAACTTTTCAAATAAGAGTCGTTAAAACATTAAACATACCTGTGATCACGCAGACCTCAAATTTTAAGGTGAAACTTCtgtaaaaaaagaattaaaaacgtatataatatattattagcctagtgaactagaccaaattcttgctatgcaaagggcttgccaggctaatataTTATAACTCCGGTTCGTTTCAAACATTGACTTTAACGAAATAAACATTGTTGCACTAGTAACATTCTAGCAATTAAATGTTTCTACTTAATCTAAAACATGACTTGTGTATGTTTATTAATACACCTCAGTACCTTTAAAGCTACATTCGTTAATTTTCTCAgtatataaaaatgtaaaaaggtcattccacatcatcAGCTTGCATGACAAAAGCTGAAGTTTGTTGCATTTTTGTTTCCCATTCTGAAAGGGCTACTTCAACCACTTTTTCCAGTCCCTGAGCATTTTTAGAGCATTTATGCTCTAACTAAAGCTAGACCAGAGTATTCTACTAATGGAATCTGTAAAACAGTTTGTCAATCTTGTATTTGACTTttgaaagttaaaaaaaaaataaagtagcTTTGAGCACAATTAgtggaacagaacagaacagcttTATTGTTATTTTGTTCTGCTCAAAGTATGTCTTTTCTGTATAATTACCTGGTTCATTGATCTTTGTTTAACTTTTAAGTCACAAACACACATGTTCAAACAAtctcatttattcattcataatGCAAATTGTTCATCTATTTTTGGAAACCAATAAAATGTGCATACACCCTAAATTTCAGGAAATCTTACACATAAATGCTTGGATAGAAGAATGATTACTACAGAAGATCTGAAATCCTGAATACATGGTAGTGTTCAGCAGATACAAAGTATCAAAGTACAGGAAGTCATTAATATGTAACATAATTATTAGTACAAAGTAACATTGTAAATGAAACTAGACTCATGCACAGTTTTGGAAGTATTCTGAAATCCCCTAACTGCAGATTACAAAAATACTGTTCTAACTAATTAAACATTGATTTACGTTATAGACGGTTTAACATAGTGTACAAAAACCCTGCGTTGTTAGCCAATCTACAGGGGGAAAAAAAGTTTCAACATATATAAATGTGTTAATGAATCCTATTAAGACCACTTGATGGCCCTACAACAAAACAGGAAAAAAGTCAGCAGATGCTCCTGTTCTCTAACACGTCCTTTAGTGTGACATAAAGGCTCTTGAGCCTCTACAGTATTACCTTTCGATAAACTACAACTCTTATAGCCATGTCTGGAAGAGGCAAGGGAGGCAAGGGACTCGGAAAAGGAGGCGCCAAGCGTCATCGTAAGGTTCTCCGTGATAACATCCAGGGTATCACCAAGCCTGCCATCCGCCGTCTGGCTCGCCGTGGTGGAGTCAAACGTATCTCTGGTCTCATCTATGAGGAGACCCGTGGGGTGCTCAAGGTGTTTCTGGAGAACGTCATCCGTGATGCAGTCACCTACACCGAGCATGCCAAGAGGAAGACTGTAACTGCCATGGATGTAGTTTACGCTCTGAAGAGACAGGGACGCACTCTGTACGGCTTCGGAGGTTAAATTGTAATTCTGAGTCATACCCAAAAAGGCCCTTTTCAGGGCCACTAACTTTTGAAAAATGAGAAATTGTCCACTTCCTGTATGCAATTAAATTGCCTTTGGTCTAAACATTTAAAAGATTAAAGAAATCTACATGTTAAGACTGGTATTAAATAATGTTGATAAAGTGTGGAAATACAATTGTAGCTACATTTAAATTCTTATCTGTGGTCACAGCAGTGGGAGGAGTTTGAGCGGGTGAGTTCGACCGACTTCAAGGGAGGTTTGttcagatgaacggctctctgcagggactcggctctcatcattcactttgaaaatcgTTTCAAAAGATTCAATTCGTTCGTGAATCACTAATAAATGCTGGTAAAGATTATTTCTAAACCGACAAATTGAAGAAATGGACCTCGGACTTATTCTAGTCAGAGGGAGTTTAACACAAATGGCATGTCTCCCCACTTATTTTCTAAACCGGGTAATAACAAATGACAGATGATTAGATCAAGTTTGATGCTCAGGGATCACAGGAACTAACAAGACTTTCAAATAAGGAAAATCGGAGTACATTTAAAAGTAGAAAGCAATTACCAATGATGTTGATGTCTAGCTTTCAGTGAGTATCATGAAAGGCATTCATATGTTTGACAATGATGGGTTCAGAATGGACAACGTAAAACAAAACGACAAACACTGTTGTAGATAACATCCAGGAATGAAGGCATGTAGAGGAAGAGTTCTGATAGATTATATCTGCATAATCTAAAATAGGAAGCAGAAGCTGATTTgcaatatgttgtactgcaaggtCAAAACAATTGATAGAACAGTACAGTGTTCGTAAACAACTAGTAATTTTATGAGAAACTGTCTGGACATGATTTTTGAATGATACATCTTGTAGCTGCCGCAGTTAGATGTGGTTATTCATTGtcatttgtttgatttaactgtggaaatatttaatttaatttctttgttgatttgacgccgttcatgtcggttcatttcctttaatgttctctgtcttttatttgcgcctgatgtgtatcgctgctgtggagcggggcgcttcaccttgtcctccgacgcacagatcactgatgcggcctccaagcagggagcgctccgctgttttcgcggtcagtagatctgcctcctgagcacggacacagtaacaatcaggtgtcgccacctcaaaaactaatttaacacgcgattgttcatgtcggttcatttcctttaatgttttctgtcttttatttgcgcctgatgcgtttcgctgcatgctgtggagcggggcgctgcgcgcaacaccttgtcctccaacgcactgatcactgatacggccgccaaacagcgagcgctccgctgtttttgcggtcggtagatcttttagaactgcagttcaaaggtaactcatgaggtgaatatatatgaacccaggtagcagtttttctttaggattgagaggagatgcaggaagataataaacaggcaggacagaaaaatagtcaaataaaaacaagttagtttttgtacctggtggttgcaacaaacagacaccattgaaggtaatcagaagtgaggaacagaaaatgaaataattattttaatgtttagagcagcaggaactccgagaggctgcaggcgcatcagtgagtttgcggccgctgcgcaggaggaggggggagagggctgaagcagaaactaccgttgttaaaagaaatgtgtttaactttgaaaatgtgggcgcaattttaattgtcaaaaactccagcgaacaattagttcattttgctcaaatagaaatagaggcctgcctgtgTTTTGAGAGCGCTACTTAAAGACATTGGATTTTCTAGAAAATCCCAAAACCTTTTTCAGCTGAGATTTTATTGCTGTTTTACACGTGACATTCAAAAACTGTTTGCCTTGACCAATTACTTTAAGGTGCCCTTGTCCTATGGTACAGGGTTTTTAATGGGCCACACTTAGAACCTTGATATTGtaattttaaagtgctttattgcTTTACACTCTTATCACAAATTGtagaagttttgtttattaaagctTCTTGACTATACATGTAGTCAAACAATTTAACTGTACATTAATGCATTACAGTCACAATAAACAATTTTTGTCATTTCATTTTatgaaaatattcattaaaaattcATCATGGGTGGGACAGATGTtatagagcaaattgcaggtcaattttttttctaattcatatttcattttaaaattcaTAACATTGCAGTTTTTCaagtaaaaagtggcctttctcagcaaattTTCTAAAAATGCTCTGTTTTTCTAAATCTTAACCACTGACGTAACCAAAGAAGCCAGGCACTGCCTCAGCTCATCGTAGAGAGTgtgtagttttagggtagagaggttgtgttatcgagtcagtgtgtgtgtactAGTTTTGGATCGTGTTCATTTTGATAAACCATTGTTTGAGAAGGCTGTACAAACTCCAGCCTGCCTgtacatcgagtccacgggtttacAAATAAGAAACAATGCCTCTATCTTCATGCCTGGgggtgttttgtgcagctgaaaagacgggacTTCTTTAGCCCACTTCGGTCGAtaccgggacagggaggtccgcgctggcTGAGACCCTTGGCGGGGTTTCAAAAATTAAATGCAGATTGGATTCAGTTTGTAAAAATTTTTACTTCAGTTCGACCtgcttaaattttttattttgtcatAAAAAACAATTAGTATTTTATTTAAACTATCTTCAGCTTTATTCATTTTATGAGAGTTTTTGATTCATTGGTTGGGAAATTaatcagaacagaacagaacaattACTTTAAAGTACATATAATATATGATGCTGTTTAAAGGAAATGCTCCTTAAATGTCAATAGTTTTTGGAAGTATTTTTTCATTTATGATCTAATTTCTGAACACTATGGACAAACTGGCATTGCTGCATAGATTTCAGGTAGGGTCTGGGACTGAACAGAAACATATTAGCGATTTCTGTGTGTTTAAAATGTTATATTACTGAACCTTTCTACAAAAAATGCCATCAGGAACCGCTGTTTAGATTAACAAACCCCACCTCCTATTTACTAGCTGATGTATTCAACCAATCACAGGCGGGAGATGGAGCAGGAAAATTAGCCTCAAGCTTGTATAAAGAAGTCTCCGTAGCACTCAGCGTTACTGTCGTTTGATTTTGCTATCGTAAAATGCCTGAACCTGCCAAGTCTGCGCCCAAGAAGGGCTCCAAGAAAGCGGTGACCAAAACCGCTGGCAAGGGAggaaagaagaggaagaggaccaGGAAGGAGAGCTATGCCATCTACGTGTACAAGGTCCTGAAGCAGGTCCACCCCGACACCGGCATCTCGTCCAAGGCCATGAGCATCATGAACTCGTTCGTTAACGACATCTTTGAACGCATCGCTTCTGAGGCTTCTCGTCTGGCGCACTACAACAAGCGCTCCACCATCACCTCCCGGGAGATTCAGACCGCTGTCCGCCTTCTGCTGCCCGGTGAGCTGGCTAAGCACGCCGTTTCTGAGGGCACCAAGGCTGTTACCAAGTACACCAGCTCCAAGTAAACTCCTGGTTAACGTCACGAACCCCCCaaaggctcttttaagagccacccacTTTTTCTAATGAGAAATAATCCTAGTATCAAATGCCAACCCTAACCCTGTTAATTCAAGTTTGACGTGAAGTGAAAGGAAAAGTGTCCTCAGTACTTTGTCAAGCGGTTATTAAGTGATTGTCACTGAAAATCCTGAAGCTGTGTTT contains:
- the LOC129167223 gene encoding histone H1-like is translated as MAEIAPAPAAAPAKAAKKKSAKPKKAGPSVGELIVKTVAASKERSGVSAAALKKALAAGGYDVDKNKARVKTAIKSLVSKGTLVQTKGVGASGSFKMSKKVETKAKKPAKKAVAPKAKKPAAKKPAAAKKPKKAAAAAAKKPAAAKKSPKKVKKPAAAKKPAKSPKKATKSPKKVVKKAPAAKKAPAKKAAKPKAKKAAPKKK
- the LOC107383799 gene encoding histone H4, with protein sequence MSGRGKGGKGLGKGGAKRHRKVLRDNIQGITKPAIRRLARRGGVKRISGLIYEETRGVLKVFLENVIRDAVTYTEHAKRKTVTAMDVVYALKRQGRTLYGFGG
- the LOC107388098 gene encoding histone H2B 1/2; its protein translation is MPEPAKSAPKKGSKKAVTKTAGKGGKKRKRTRKESYAIYVYKVLKQVHPDTGISSKAMSIMNSFVNDIFERIASEASRLAHYNKRSTITSREIQTAVRLLLPGELAKHAVSEGTKAVTKYTSSK